Part of the bacterium genome, CAGTTTTTGCTTCTTCAGCTGGAGCTTCTGGTTCTGGAGCTTTTTTAGGTTCAACCAATTTAATCAGTTTTTCTTTAAGTAAGATATTGACTTTATCTTCGCCATTGACCCATTGATTTTGCTTGTTTTTTACGCCAAAACGTCCTGAACGTTTTTTATAAACTGTATATTCTTTGGTTTTTTTTACTTTTTCCATGATTACTCCTTTAGTGCATTGGTCACAGCAATGCTTAAAAAGTTTCTTATATTCAACTGCTTATTGTGCTATGTCAACTAGCAAATATGCATACACAAAGCAAGAAAGATATATTGGGTGGGCTAACAACTTTTTTAACCATGGCTTACATTGTTGTGGTTAACCCTAGTGTTATTGCTCAACCTGGGACAGGGATGAGTTTTGCTGGAGTCATGACGGCTACGGTTTTGTTGGCATTTACCATGACTTTACTGATGGGTTTGTATGCCAAGTTGCCTTTTGCGGTTGCACCGGGTTTAGGCGTGAATGCTTTTTTTACTTACACCATTGTATTGGGTAAAGGTGTTGCATGGCCGATAGCTCTTGGAGCAGTGTTTTGGGCAGGAGTATTATTTTTACTCTGTTCAGTGTTCAATATTCGTGAAAAAATTGTGATGGCCATTCCACAGAATATACGCGAAGCTCTGGCTGTAGGTTTGGGCTTATTTTTGGCTTTTATCGGCTTAAAAAATATGGGGGTAGTGGCTCCAGATCCAGATACCTTTGTAAAGTTGGGTGAGATTAATCTGGAAGTTATCTTGGCTTTGTTGGCCATGATATTGACTGCTTTTTTATTGATGCGGGGTTGGAACAGTGCTTACTTACTGACCATTGTTATATCGACAATCGTAGCCAAACTTTTGGGTCAGGTAGAATGGCCTGAACAGTTTTTTAGCATGCCAGACTTTAAATCAGTGTTTATGGCCTTTGAGCCTTGGCAAGCGCTTAAGCTCAGTTTATTGCCTACCATTATTTCTATTTTTTTCACCGATATGTTTGACTCGCTTTCTACTTTTGTTGGTGTGGCAAAGGCAACAGATATGGAAAACAGTGAGGGGGAACCCAAAAACTTAAAACAAGGTTTGATTGTAGATGCTTTGGCCACCTTGTTTGCTGGAGTTTTTGGCACATCATCAGGAACGGCTTACATGGAAAGTGCGGTTGGCATCAAAGCCGGAGGTAAAACCGGATTAAGTGCGATTGTTACGGCCTTATGTTTTTTGCCCTGTTTTTTTATTGCGCCAATGGTGGCCATTATTCCAGGCTATGTATCTGGAGCAATTTTGGTTTTGGTGGGCATGGCCATGTTTCAATCGGTTAAAGATATGAATTTTGCGCGTTATGAAGAAGCTATTCCTAATTTTATGGTTATTTTATTGATACCTTTAACCTTCTCCATCACACACGGTATTTTGTGGGGCTTTATCAGTCATACCATTTTGTTTGTTTTGGCAGGTAGACAAAAAGAAGTTTCACTGACCATGTATATTTTAGCCATGATTTCCATGGCGCTGATTGTTATGGAGCAAATGGGTGTTTAAAGATTTAGCACCAATTTTTCTTATCCACTTGTTGGCTCTGTCAAGTCCAGGTCCTGACTTTGCAGTGGTTCTGAAAAACAGTTTTGAATCGCAAAAAAAAGCCTTGTTCACAGCTCTAGGCATAACATGTGGCTTAATAGGACATGTGACATTAGCCATTGTTGGCTTAGGGGTTCTTTTGCAGCAAACCTTATGGTTGAGCCAGGCAATTCAAATCTTAGGTGCTCTATACTTGTTTTATTTAGGGGTAAAAATATTTTTAAAATCCAAACCTCACAACAAGACTACAAGCAGTAAAGTAGCCCAAGATCAATTGGCATTTAAATCATCTCAAGGCGGCTTTAAAGAAGGGTTTTGGGTCAATGTCCTCAATCCAAAAGCCGGTATGTTTATCATGAGTCTATTTGCGCAAATGGCGAACTCAGGCAAAGTCTTGCAAACACAGCTTGTTTTAGCCGGCTTTATTCTCACCAGCGCGTGGGTGTGGTTTTCTACAGTGGCTTTATTTTTGAATATTTCTTATATAAGAGCCATTTTTTTAAAAAATGTGCCAGCAGTCGAAAAGTTAATGGCCTGCATGCTCATCGTGTTTGCCTGCATCATTTTAAAAAGAACTATGTTGTAATGAATACCTATAAGAATAAATAGCAAAGTAGGTTGTTTTTATGAAGGCTGGCTATTAGGGGTAGGTGCCCGCAAAAACTTCACCTCTCATAAAAACAATTAAGTCCTGTACTTTACAAATTATTCAAGTTTTATTTGTTGCTCATCCAGCTTTTGAGCATATTCAATCCAGTGTTGGCCAGATCATCACTGATAGAGCCATCACCATCTTGATCAAGCAGTTGGTTAACCAAGCCCATGTTGTTTGGGTTTTGCTCAGTAGCTTGGCTGATAGAACTTGTTAATAAGGCAGTTAAAGAAGTAGCATTAAAATTAGATTGTTTGACCTTTGAACCCAGCATACCCATAAGAATGGGTGTGGCCAACTGTATGATTTGATTGATCTGGCTGTTGTCTAAATTAGAACCTTTATTGAAAAATTGCTGAACCAGGTTGGTTTTTGAGCCAAAAACATGACCTAAGATTTTCATACCATCGTTAGAGGTTTCATCGGTCATGGCTGAGCTGATATTATTCAAGATAGAGCCGGTATGCTTTTGATTAAGAGCGTTCAATAAGGACTCTGCACCACTCGACTGATTGGCATTGCGCGCGAGACCTTGCGTTAATACGGGCAAAAAACTTTGAACCAAGCTGTTGACATCTTCTGTGTTGACACCAACTTTGCTTGCTATAGCAGAGGCTTCTTGCTGACCAAATTGTGATGATAAAATGTTAAGTATGTTTTCCATAGATTAGCAAGTTAATTAAAAGTTTAGAGATTAGCAAATGGATTTTATAAATATAAAACTTATTTTTTTTTGAAATTGATTATTGATTTAAGTTTATCTTGTGCTGACTTTCAAGTTACAGACCTTATTGAGGAACCAAGTCCAGAGCAATTTTCAGTTGTTGCGATATGTTATTTAGAGAATCAAGATGGTTTAGGGATATTTGAAGTATGTTCAGTATAAGCGATAGTAAGGAAAGAATAAAATGGAACCTTAGCAAAGCTAAATAGCAACTTTTATACAAATACATCCTCAAGTTATTTGGTTTATTAAGAAAACAGCGA contains:
- a CDS encoding NCS2 family permease: MHTQSKKDILGGLTTFLTMAYIVVVNPSVIAQPGTGMSFAGVMTATVLLAFTMTLLMGLYAKLPFAVAPGLGVNAFFTYTIVLGKGVAWPIALGAVFWAGVLFLLCSVFNIREKIVMAIPQNIREALAVGLGLFLAFIGLKNMGVVAPDPDTFVKLGEINLEVILALLAMILTAFLLMRGWNSAYLLTIVISTIVAKLLGQVEWPEQFFSMPDFKSVFMAFEPWQALKLSLLPTIISIFFTDMFDSLSTFVGVAKATDMENSEGEPKNLKQGLIVDALATLFAGVFGTSSGTAYMESAVGIKAGGKTGLSAIVTALCFLPCFFIAPMVAIIPGYVSGAILVLVGMAMFQSVKDMNFARYEEAIPNFMVILLIPLTFSITHGILWGFISHTILFVLAGRQKEVSLTMYILAMISMALIVMEQMGV
- a CDS encoding LysE family translocator, which gives rise to MFKDLAPIFLIHLLALSSPGPDFAVVLKNSFESQKKALFTALGITCGLIGHVTLAIVGLGVLLQQTLWLSQAIQILGALYLFYLGVKIFLKSKPHNKTTSSKVAQDQLAFKSSQGGFKEGFWVNVLNPKAGMFIMSLFAQMANSGKVLQTQLVLAGFILTSAWVWFSTVALFLNISYIRAIFLKNVPAVEKLMACMLIVFACIILKRTML
- a CDS encoding DUF937 domain-containing protein; translation: MENILNILSSQFGQQEASAIASKVGVNTEDVNSLVQSFLPVLTQGLARNANQSSGAESLLNALNQKHTGSILNNISSAMTDETSNDGMKILGHVFGSKTNLVQQFFNKGSNLDNSQINQIIQLATPILMGMLGSKVKQSNFNATSLTALLTSSISQATEQNPNNMGLVNQLLDQDGDGSISDDLANTGLNMLKSWMSNK